A portion of the Lolium rigidum isolate FL_2022 chromosome 1, APGP_CSIRO_Lrig_0.1, whole genome shotgun sequence genome contains these proteins:
- the LOC124685213 gene encoding sucrose synthase 1, whose translation MAAKLTRLHSLRERLGATFSSHPNELIALFSKYVHQGKGMLQRHQLLTEFEALFEADKERYAPFEDILRAAQEAIVLPPWVALAIRPRPGVWDYIRVNVSELAVEELTVSEYLAFKEQLVDEHASSKFVLELDFEPFNASFPRPSMSKSIGNGVQFLNRHLSSKLFQDKESLYPLLNFLKAHNHKGTTMMLNDRIQSLRGLQSALRKAEEYLTSIPEDTPSSEFNHRFQELGLEKGWGDTAKRVQDTIHLLLDLLEAPDPASLEKFLGTIPMMFNVVILSPHGYFAQSNVLGYPDTGGQVVYILDQVRALENEMLLRIKQQGLDITPKILIVTRLLPDAVGTTCGQRLEKVIGTEHTDILRVPFRTEKGILRKWISRFDVWPYLETYTEDVANELMREMQTKPDLIIGNYSDGNLVATLLAHKLGVTQCTIAHALEKTKYPNSDIYLDKFDSQYHFSCQFTADLIAMNHTDFIITSTFQEIAGSKDSVGQYESHIAFTLPDLYRVVHGIDVFDPKFNIVSPGADMTVYFPYTETDKRLTAFHPEIEELLYSDVENSEHKFVLKDKNKPIIFSMARLDRVKNMTGLVEMFGKNAHLKDLANLVIVAGDHGKESKDREEQAEFKRMYSLIEEYKLEGHIRWISAQMNRVRNAELYRYICDTKGAFVQPAFYEAFGLTVVEAMTCGLPTIATCHGGPAEIIVNGVSGLHIDPYHSDKAADILVNFFEKSTADPTYWDKMSEGGLKRIYEKYTWKLYSERLMTLTGVYGFWKYVSNLERRETRRYLEMFYALKYRSLAAAVPLAVDGENTDN comes from the exons ATGGCTGCCAAGCTGACTCGTCTCCACAGTCTCCGGGAGCGCCTTGGTGCCACCTTCTCCTCCCATCCTAACGAGCTCATTGCCCTCTTTTCAAA GTATGTTCACCAGGGCAAAGGAATGCTTCAGCGCCACCAGCTGCTCACTGAGTTTGAAGCCTTGTTTGAGGCTGACAAGGAGAGATATGCACCCTTTGAAGACATTCTCCGTGCTGCTCAG GAAGCAATTGTGCTGCCGCCATGGGTTGCACTGGCCATCAGGCCTAGGCCCGGTGTCTGGGACTACATACGGGTGAATGTTAGCGAGTTGGCTGTTGAGGAGCTGACAGTTTCCGAGTACCTAGCATTCAAGGAACAGCTTGTTGATGAGCA CGCCAGCAGCAAGTTTGTGCTTGAGCTTGATTTTGAGCCTTTCAATGCTTCCTTCCCGCGTCCTTCCATGTCCAAGTCCATTGGAAATGGGGTGCAGTTCCTTAACCGTCACCTGTCTTCCAAGCTGTTCCAGGACAAGGAGAGCCTCTACCCACTACTGAACTTCCTGAAAGCCCATAACCACAAGGGCACG ACAATGATGCTAAACGACAGAATTCAGAGCCTTCGTGGGCTCCAATCAGCCCTTAGAAAGGCAGAAGAGTATCTAACGAGCATCCCTGAAGACACCCCGTCCTCTGAGTTCAACCACAG GTTCCAAGAGCTTGGCTTGGAGAAGGGTTGGGGCGACACCGCTAAGCGTGTACAGGACACCATCCACTTGCTTCTTGATCTGCTTGAGGCCCCTGATCCAGCCAGCTTGGAGAAGTTCCTTGGTACTATACCGATGATGTTCAATGTCGTTATCCTGTCTCCACACGGATATTTTGCTCAATCCAATGTGTTGGGATACCCTGATACTGGTGGCCAG GTTGTGTACATCTTGGATcaagtccgtgctttggagaatgAGATGCTTCTGAGGATTAAGCAGCAAGGCCTTGACATAACCCCTAAGATCCTCATT GTCACCAGGTTGTTGCCTGATGCTGTTGGTACTACATGTGGCCAGCGGCTGGAGAAAGTTATTGGAACTGAGCACACTGACATTCTCCGTGTTCCATTCAGAACTGAGAAGGGGATCCTCCGTAAGTGGATCTCTCGTTTTGATGTCTGGCCATACCTGGAGACGTACACTGAG GATGTTGCAAACGAACTCATGAGAGAAATGCAGACCAAGCCTGATCTCATTATTGGCAACTACAGTGACGGTAACCTTGTTGCCACTCTGCTCGCGCATAAGTTGGGAGTTACCCAG TGCACCATTGCCCATGCTTTGGAGAAAACAAAATACCCCAACTCAGACATATATTTGGACAAATTCGACAGCCAATACCATTTCTCATGCCAATTCACTGCTGACCTTATTGCCATGAATCACACTGATTTCATCATCACCAGCACATTCCAGGAAATTGCTGGAAG CAAGGACAGCGTGGGCCAGTATGAGTCTCACATTGCTTTCACCCTCCCTGATCTCTACCGCGTTGTCCATGGGATCGACGTGTTCGATCCCAAGTTCAACATTGTCTCTCCTGGAGCAGATATGACCGTCTACTTCCCATACACTGAAACTGACAAGAGGCTTACTGCCTTCCACCCTGAAATTGAAGAGCTCCTTTACAGCGATGTTGAGAACTCTGAACACAA GTTTGTATTGAAGGACAAGAACAAGCCaatcatcttctcaatggctcgtCTTGACCGTGTGAAGAACATGACAGGCTTGGTTGAGATGTTCGGTAAGAATGCTCATCTGAAGGATTTGGCAAACCTTGTGATTGTCGCTGGTGACCATGGCAAGGAGTCCAAGGATAGGGAGGAGCAGGCTGAGTTCAAAAGGATGTACAGTCTCATTGAGGAGTACAAGCTGGAGGGCCATATCCGGTGGATCTCAGCTCAGATGAACCGTGTTCGCAATGCAGAGTTGTACCGCTACATTTGTGACACCAAGGGTGCATTTGTTCAG cctgcattctatgaagcatttggcCTGACTGTTGTTGAGGCCATGACATGTGGTTTGCCCACAATAGCGACATGCCATGGTGGCCCAGCTGAAATCATTGTGAATGGTGTGTCTGGTTTGCACATCGATCCTTACCACAGTGACAAGGCTGCAGATATCCTGGTCAACTTCTTTGAGAAATCCACGGCGGATCCAACCTACTGGGACAAAATGTCGGAAGGAGGCCTGAAGAGAATTTATGAGAA GTACACCTGGAAGCTGTACTCAGAGAGGCTGATGACCCTGACTGGTGTATATGGTTTCTGGAAGTACGTGAGCAACCTTGAGAGGCGTGAGACTCGCCGTTACCTCGAGATGTTCTACGCTCTGAAGTACCGCAGCCTG GCTGCTGCAGTTCCATTGGCTGTCGATGGCGAGAACACAGACAATTAG